A window of Pirellula sp. SH-Sr6A contains these coding sequences:
- a CDS encoding alpha/beta fold hydrolase, translated as MSHPDWRSEYPFVSHWLTLPDGMRMHYLDEGPDTKRHAAENGSTILAVHGNPTWSFYYRSIASRFRESNRVLAIDHIGCGWSDKPQDYPYTLSQHTSNLVQFLDRLDLQDLVLVVHDWGGAIGLGAAVQRPDRFAKILILNTAAFPPPYIPFRIAACRWPWIGTAAMRYGNLFARAATWMAIDRLPRLAPATRAGLLAPYDSYKNRVAIDRFVHDIPMHPSHPTYAVLKKLEQELQVLADKPIHFVWGMKDWCFVPGCMTRLLRAFPLATRTELSDVGHYVMEEAPDEVEDALRQLLAR; from the coding sequence ATGTCGCATCCTGATTGGCGATCGGAGTACCCGTTCGTATCCCACTGGCTGACGCTACCGGATGGGATGCGTATGCACTATCTGGACGAAGGCCCGGATACGAAGAGGCATGCGGCCGAGAACGGGTCTACCATCCTTGCAGTCCACGGCAATCCGACTTGGTCGTTCTATTACCGCTCCATCGCATCGCGATTTCGCGAGAGCAACCGAGTCCTGGCAATCGATCATATCGGTTGTGGATGGAGCGATAAACCGCAGGATTACCCGTACACCTTATCCCAACACACATCCAATCTCGTGCAGTTCCTCGACAGACTGGATCTGCAGGATTTGGTCTTAGTCGTTCACGATTGGGGTGGAGCGATTGGCCTTGGTGCCGCCGTGCAGCGGCCAGATCGGTTCGCCAAGATCTTGATCCTGAACACGGCAGCATTCCCTCCCCCTTACATACCTTTCCGTATCGCCGCATGCAGATGGCCTTGGATTGGAACTGCCGCGATGCGATACGGAAATCTATTCGCACGAGCGGCCACTTGGATGGCAATCGATCGATTGCCGCGGCTTGCTCCTGCCACCCGTGCTGGCCTTTTAGCACCGTACGATTCTTATAAGAATCGCGTGGCGATCGATCGGTTTGTTCATGACATACCGATGCACCCAAGCCATCCGACGTATGCGGTATTGAAAAAGCTGGAACAAGAACTGCAGGTATTGGCCGACAAACCAATTCATTTCGTCTGGGGAATGAAAGATTGGTGTTTCGTTCCTGGGTGCATGACGCGATTGCTGCGAGCATTTCCCCTAGCGACCCGAACCGAATTAAGCGATGTGGGGCATTACGTTATGGAAGAAGCCCCCGACGAAGTCGAAGATGCCCTTCGACAATTGCTTGCCAGATAG
- the tnpA gene encoding IS200/IS605 family transposase, whose protein sequence is MHSYISCLLHVVFATKDRTPWLSADIANQLWPYLGGVARESKMKAIQVGGVEDHVHILLSLPSTVPIAKALQILKGNSSKWLHESFPHLQGFAWQEGYGAFSIGISGVDDTIAYIKNQASHHKRVSFRQEFEAILKKHGMDFEEWMLE, encoded by the coding sequence ATGCACTCTTACATCAGTTGTCTTCTACATGTTGTGTTTGCCACGAAGGATCGAACTCCCTGGCTTTCTGCGGATATTGCCAACCAGCTTTGGCCGTACTTGGGTGGCGTCGCGCGCGAATCCAAAATGAAAGCGATTCAAGTGGGAGGAGTCGAAGACCATGTTCATATTCTCCTCTCACTTCCATCGACCGTTCCAATCGCCAAGGCATTACAGATCCTGAAAGGCAATTCCTCCAAATGGTTGCACGAATCGTTTCCTCATCTCCAGGGATTTGCGTGGCAAGAAGGCTACGGCGCTTTTAGCATTGGAATCTCGGGTGTCGATGACACCATTGCGTATATCAAAAATCAAGCCAGTCATCACAAACGAGTTTCTTTCAGGCAAGAATTTGAAGCCATTCTCAAGAAGCACGGAATGGATTTTGAAGAATGGATGCTTGAGTAG
- a CDS encoding Tfp pilus assembly protein FimT/FimU: MITNHRRGFTLVELLVTLAVVSALAVIVLPSVKTMLSDRRGSQSAIIVKNYLEAARSRAIASGKPVAVVLERLSSRPFDADENGRIEGVEVGVSGTASPVTSDVDPFINYIPYNACIRLSMAESPMPVSSDSMGLPSTVITSVSGMPAVETREATIQELTPIAPFYRVGIYLQTRTSSNAIQDHATRSFIVNNLVAGNEISFGLSQAKFVIAETGVTTQNGLQMLVLYFLSGNVTLNPTEIAINNLTPMSAESFTLYPKPRPIAVQNVTLPRGICIDLSVSGFSEPRKLYHFDSSAGITPDPLASARDYRLRFSSAWVSPISMAPSPTALAPVPQPGELRPIYIVFNPDGSFGRVYANNQCLPSNRPPATLKMIDAAEDLYLHIGRIDQVNVSTTVPYAGSLADPSNYVVRVSPRSGAVAASPIGAIRPEDLVAGGLLGGSPSLGDCVSLSRKRAFAQFATGQ; encoded by the coding sequence ATGATAACGAATCATCGCCGAGGATTTACCCTTGTTGAATTGCTTGTGACCCTGGCGGTCGTCTCTGCACTCGCAGTGATCGTCTTGCCGAGCGTAAAGACCATGTTGTCGGATCGCAGGGGTTCGCAATCCGCAATCATCGTGAAGAACTATTTGGAGGCTGCTCGGTCGCGAGCCATTGCATCGGGCAAGCCGGTTGCGGTGGTGTTGGAGCGATTGTCTTCGCGACCATTCGACGCCGACGAAAACGGTCGCATCGAGGGTGTAGAAGTAGGGGTGTCGGGGACAGCTTCCCCGGTCACTTCGGATGTGGATCCCTTCATCAACTACATTCCCTACAACGCGTGTATCCGATTGAGCATGGCGGAGTCGCCCATGCCTGTATCCAGCGACAGCATGGGTTTGCCATCGACTGTTATCACGAGCGTTTCCGGAATGCCGGCCGTGGAAACTCGCGAGGCAACCATTCAGGAATTAACACCGATTGCACCGTTCTACCGCGTCGGAATTTATCTTCAGACGAGAACCTCCTCAAATGCCATTCAAGATCATGCTACGCGATCCTTCATTGTGAATAACTTGGTCGCAGGCAATGAAATCAGTTTCGGTTTGTCGCAGGCAAAGTTTGTGATAGCCGAGACTGGCGTTACGACGCAAAACGGGTTGCAGATGTTGGTACTCTACTTCCTTTCGGGGAACGTGACGTTAAACCCGACTGAAATTGCAATTAACAATTTGACGCCGATGAGCGCGGAAAGTTTCACACTGTATCCGAAACCAAGACCGATCGCGGTGCAGAACGTCACGCTGCCCCGGGGGATCTGTATCGACTTATCGGTGAGTGGTTTTTCTGAACCTAGAAAGCTTTATCACTTTGATTCGAGCGCGGGGATTACCCCGGACCCTCTGGCATCAGCGCGCGACTATCGATTGCGTTTTTCTAGCGCATGGGTGAGTCCCATATCCATGGCACCATCGCCTACGGCTTTGGCACCTGTACCTCAGCCGGGAGAGCTACGCCCTATTTACATTGTCTTCAATCCTGACGGTTCGTTTGGGCGTGTTTATGCGAACAACCAATGTCTTCCTTCCAATCGCCCACCAGCAACCTTGAAGATGATCGATGCCGCGGAAGACTTGTATTTGCATATTGGGCGCATTGATCAAGTCAACGTGTCGACGACGGTTCCATATGCAGGATCTTTGGCCGATCCGTCAAATTATGTCGTGCGCGTTAGTCCTCGGTCGGGCGCCGTGGCCGCCTCCCCCATAGGGGCCATACGTCCGGAAGATCTTGTGGCGGGCGGATTGCTTGGTGGCTCTCCGAGTTTGGGTGATTGCGTTTCCCTTTCGCGCAAGCGTGCCTTTGCACAGTTTGCGACCGGGCAGTAA
- a CDS encoding type II secretion system protein yields the protein MRTRNCTQGFTLVELLVVISIIGTLAGMLTIAYRGAQQESFTQKTRTTIQKISNVLIDCVEEYSQEPLGWNMYRGYPIPPPGPGASSPNRVGSGIPPTAGLDGFPTNVSTRGDRVEQSLLLAIRDRLRFEMPDHKDDIKWYDGRANVSGGTGPDPDFYIRRHLETYASPIVTGLAVPAGPLVARNQPSSRAIRLLRKLSVLQGGYFIPASGWEISNANAELLYLIVEDANYDGSSAMEVFGASEIGDTDSDGLKEFVDAWGRPIAWLRWPAGFPGAVQAHPDPLDPLLVRGSGATARLSIGDEPYDRMGRDPGRNTAFESGPLGVPLVVSAGIDGQFGIRLELDTLPAGDQRFSSAIDTRSSADCSWNYGANANISVLGGKSAMPDPWYPRNNTGFQLGSYIFPRQASDNITNLEGNASSL from the coding sequence ATGCGAACAAGAAACTGCACCCAAGGTTTTACCTTGGTCGAGCTTCTCGTTGTCATCTCGATTATCGGGACGTTGGCGGGGATGCTAACGATCGCTTATCGCGGAGCGCAGCAAGAGTCGTTCACGCAGAAAACGCGAACGACGATTCAGAAGATCAGCAATGTGCTGATCGACTGTGTAGAAGAGTATTCGCAAGAGCCTCTGGGATGGAACATGTACCGAGGCTACCCGATTCCCCCGCCAGGTCCGGGTGCGTCGTCTCCCAATCGGGTCGGCAGCGGGATACCTCCGACAGCAGGGCTAGATGGATTTCCGACCAATGTTTCGACTCGCGGTGACCGCGTCGAGCAGTCATTGCTTTTAGCGATTCGCGATCGGCTTCGCTTTGAGATGCCGGACCACAAGGACGACATCAAGTGGTATGACGGCCGTGCGAATGTTTCTGGAGGAACGGGGCCGGATCCAGATTTTTATATTCGCAGGCATCTGGAAACCTACGCCTCTCCGATCGTGACGGGATTAGCCGTTCCTGCTGGACCATTGGTTGCGAGGAATCAACCTTCCTCGCGAGCGATCCGATTGTTGCGGAAGCTTAGTGTTCTTCAGGGTGGCTACTTCATTCCGGCATCTGGTTGGGAAATCAGTAACGCTAACGCCGAGCTCCTTTATTTGATTGTTGAGGACGCGAACTACGACGGCTCGAGCGCCATGGAGGTCTTCGGTGCGTCGGAGATTGGGGACACCGATTCCGACGGCTTGAAGGAGTTCGTGGATGCTTGGGGGCGACCGATTGCTTGGCTCCGTTGGCCTGCCGGGTTTCCTGGGGCTGTTCAAGCCCATCCCGATCCATTGGATCCATTGCTAGTGCGCGGTAGTGGGGCTACGGCTCGATTGTCGATTGGCGACGAGCCTTATGATCGCATGGGGCGAGATCCGGGGCGGAACACCGCCTTCGAGTCGGGGCCTTTGGGTGTGCCGTTGGTGGTGAGTGCAGGGATCGATGGTCAGTTTGGCATCCGTTTGGAGTTGGACACGCTCCCTGCGGGGGATCAGCGATTCTCCTCTGCGATTGACACACGGTCGTCCGCCGATTGCTCCTGGAATTACGGTGCGAATGCAAACATCAGCGTGCTCGGCGGCAAGAGTGCCATGCCCGATCCTTGGTACCCCCGCAACAATACCGGGTTTCAGCTCGGTTCGTATATCTTCCCGAGGCAAGCTTCGGACAACATTACCAATCTTGAAGGGAATGCGTCGTCGCTATGA